A stretch of the Thiomicrorhabdus indica genome encodes the following:
- the hisF gene encoding imidazole glycerol phosphate synthase subunit HisF, giving the protein MGLAKRIIPCLDVDNGRVVKGVQFVDIRDAGNPVEVAKRYDEQGADEITFLDITATSDGRGTTIHMVEEVASQVFIPLTVGGGIRKVEDIRTMLNAGADKVAINSAAIYNPEFVKEACDAFGSQCIVLAIDAKKVSAEGKPNKWEIFTHGGRKETGIDAVEWAQKMEAYGAGELLVTSMDRDGTKSGFDNELMHAITSNVKIPVIASGGVGKLEDLVDGVKIGGAEAVLAASIFHFGEHTVQEAKQAMANQGIEVRL; this is encoded by the coding sequence ATGGGTTTAGCAAAACGTATTATTCCCTGCCTTGATGTTGACAATGGCCGCGTGGTAAAAGGCGTGCAATTTGTTGACATTCGCGACGCAGGAAATCCGGTTGAAGTCGCCAAACGCTACGACGAGCAAGGCGCAGACGAAATCACTTTCTTAGACATTACCGCGACTTCTGACGGTCGAGGCACCACGATTCACATGGTCGAAGAAGTCGCCAGCCAAGTCTTTATTCCACTCACAGTGGGCGGCGGCATTCGTAAAGTTGAAGATATTCGAACCATGCTGAACGCTGGTGCTGACAAGGTCGCGATTAATTCTGCAGCGATCTACAACCCTGAATTCGTAAAAGAAGCCTGCGATGCATTTGGTTCACAATGCATTGTATTGGCAATCGATGCCAAAAAAGTTTCTGCCGAAGGCAAACCCAATAAGTGGGAAATCTTCACTCATGGTGGTCGCAAAGAAACAGGAATTGATGCAGTCGAATGGGCACAAAAAATGGAAGCTTATGGCGCCGGTGAACTGCTGGTCACCTCAATGGATAGAGATGGCACCAAAAGTGGCTTTGACAACGAACTGATGCACGCGATTACCTCAAACGTAAAAATTCCAGTGATTGCTTCCGGCGGTGTCGGCAAACTCGAAGATTTAGTCGATGGCGTCAAAATCGGCGGTGCAGAAGCGGTGTTAGCCGCTTCGATTTTCCATTTTGGAGAACATACAGTACAAGAAGCCAAACAGGCTATGGCCAACCAAGGTATTGAGGTAAGACTGTGA
- a CDS encoding phosphoribosyl-ATP diphosphatase, producing the protein MNDKTILQQLDDVLEARKSEAADKSYVASLYAKGTEKILKKIQEESLEVAMAAKDHDHSNLEKDKEHLIYEVTDLWFHSLVLLAHKDISSDAITEEFQRRFGLSGHDEKASRSDS; encoded by the coding sequence GTGAACGATAAAACCATCCTTCAGCAACTTGATGACGTGCTTGAAGCTCGTAAATCAGAAGCAGCCGATAAATCTTATGTCGCAAGTCTTTATGCAAAAGGCACTGAAAAAATCCTGAAAAAAATCCAAGAAGAGTCACTTGAAGTTGCCATGGCAGCAAAAGATCATGACCACTCAAACCTTGAAAAAGATAAAGAGCATCTTATTTATGAAGTAACCGATTTATGGTTCCATAGCTTGGTATTATTGGCACACAAAGATATCTCTTCAGATGCGATTACAGAAGAATTTCAACGTCGTTTTGGTTTATCCGGCCATGACGAAAAAGCCAGCCGAAGTGATTCATAA
- a CDS encoding histidine triad nucleotide-binding protein, giving the protein MNQEKSIFSKIIDREIPADIIHEDEKCIVIHDINPRARIHLLVIPKKPIPTLFDLGPEDKDIMAHMMLLLPQLATAQGLDGFRTQINTGESGGQEVFHIHIHLLGN; this is encoded by the coding sequence ATGAATCAAGAAAAATCAATTTTTAGCAAAATCATTGACCGCGAAATCCCTGCGGATATTATTCATGAAGATGAAAAGTGCATTGTCATTCACGACATCAACCCACGAGCACGCATACATTTATTAGTGATTCCTAAAAAACCTATACCCACCCTATTTGATTTAGGCCCTGAAGACAAAGACATCATGGCTCACATGATGCTGCTACTTCCTCAGCTGGCAACCGCACAAGGACTCGATGGATTTCGTACACAAATCAATACCGGTGAATCAGGCGGACAAGAAGTTTTCCATATTCATATTCACTTACTTGGAAATTAG
- the tatA gene encoding Sec-independent protein translocase subunit TatA — MGISIWQLLIILAIVLVLFGAKRLRNVGSDLGGAIKGFKSAVKDEEEKKDDTKQASVENKTDDKDGNVFDAKAEQKTPENKDKA; from the coding sequence ATGGGAATCAGTATTTGGCAACTTCTAATCATTCTAGCAATCGTACTTGTACTTTTCGGTGCAAAACGTTTACGAAATGTAGGAAGTGATCTTGGCGGTGCAATCAAAGGCTTTAAATCTGCAGTAAAAGATGAAGAAGAGAAAAAAGACGACACTAAGCAAGCAAGCGTAGAAAACAAAACAGACGACAAAGATGGTAATGTTTTCGATGCAAAAGCTGAACAGAAAACACCTGAGAACAAAGACAAAGCATAA
- the tatB gene encoding Sec-independent protein translocase protein TatB translates to MFDIGFLEIMVILVITLLVIGPERMPEVARKIGSFIGKMRRFVNSVKAEGEVAETINDFKKSIDLEEQKKQISSISDELNKGLSVGLDNVNMDELQRPFAQNKNAETEADESESVASSQFNKAPIQPQIPTQAPTSAPQKPEESTTDTTKPTESVNSVPSQAAKTPAASTEAAQTKETTAKSE, encoded by the coding sequence ATGTTTGATATCGGCTTTTTAGAAATAATGGTCATTTTGGTGATTACGCTTTTGGTCATAGGACCCGAGCGTATGCCAGAAGTCGCGCGTAAAATCGGCAGTTTTATTGGAAAAATGCGCCGGTTCGTCAATTCGGTCAAAGCCGAAGGAGAAGTAGCGGAAACCATTAATGACTTTAAAAAGTCAATTGACTTGGAAGAGCAAAAAAAACAAATCTCCAGTATTTCGGATGAATTGAACAAAGGTCTGTCTGTTGGCTTGGACAACGTCAACATGGACGAGCTTCAACGACCTTTTGCGCAAAACAAAAACGCAGAGACTGAAGCGGATGAGTCGGAATCGGTTGCATCCAGCCAATTTAACAAGGCACCAATTCAACCACAAATACCGACACAGGCACCAACTTCAGCCCCTCAAAAACCTGAAGAATCGACAACTGATACAACAAAACCTACTGAATCAGTAAATTCTGTGCCTTCTCAAGCAGCAAAAACACCAGCCGCTTCAACTGAAGCCGCTCAGACAAAAGAAACCACTGCAAAAAGCGAATAG
- the tatC gene encoding twin-arginine translocase subunit TatC encodes MSESALPPTDKEMTLVQHLLDLKTSLTRGILAIIVFFLVLFPFANEIYVYISEPLTRYLPPETSMIATGVASPFLTPFKLSFVLAIYLAMPYLLYQLWRFIAPALYTHEKQLIGPILFFSSFLFYAGGAFAYYVVFPLVFGFLSTAAPDGVTVATDIAAYLDFVIKMFFAFGLSFEVPIITVLLILTGMTKPEKLAHARPYIIVGAFILGMLLTPPDIISQTLLAVPMWLLFEVGLIIGAYVLKKRGIKDDDEDYDKDPDPSPNSPSPNSGSSSNAVSMAPSTGSPQEFAAAHESKDSSKPQPNPVPDDIEFDDRYADQTDDDLDWDDEFDKIDAQMNQLEQEYKERTKAEKEVERKAQEKAQAQADGLDDDDDFEEKPSKTTEEKSSNSAEDSEESTKSKN; translated from the coding sequence ATGAGCGAATCTGCGCTACCACCAACGGATAAAGAGATGACGCTGGTCCAACATTTGTTGGATCTAAAAACTTCCTTGACCCGTGGTATTTTGGCAATCATTGTATTTTTCTTGGTGTTATTCCCATTTGCCAATGAAATCTATGTCTATATTTCCGAGCCGTTGACTCGCTACTTACCGCCTGAAACCAGCATGATTGCTACAGGTGTTGCGTCCCCGTTCTTAACACCCTTTAAATTAAGTTTCGTACTTGCCATCTACTTGGCAATGCCTTACTTACTGTATCAACTATGGCGCTTTATCGCTCCAGCGCTATACACCCATGAAAAACAACTGATTGGGCCGATTCTATTTTTTAGTTCATTCCTGTTTTATGCTGGTGGAGCTTTCGCTTACTATGTTGTTTTCCCACTGGTATTTGGATTCTTATCCACGGCCGCACCGGATGGCGTGACGGTTGCTACTGATATCGCCGCCTATCTCGATTTTGTTATTAAAATGTTTTTCGCATTTGGGCTCTCTTTTGAAGTCCCTATTATCACGGTTTTGTTAATTCTAACTGGCATGACAAAACCTGAAAAACTCGCTCATGCTCGTCCTTACATCATTGTCGGCGCTTTCATCCTTGGAATGCTACTGACTCCACCCGATATCATCTCGCAAACACTTTTAGCCGTACCAATGTGGCTGCTGTTTGAAGTGGGATTAATCATTGGTGCTTATGTATTGAAAAAACGCGGCATTAAAGATGATGACGAAGATTATGACAAGGATCCAGACCCTTCTCCGAACTCGCCATCACCAAATTCAGGCTCATCCTCTAATGCGGTTTCAATGGCACCAAGTACAGGTTCACCTCAAGAGTTTGCCGCTGCCCATGAAAGTAAAGACAGCTCAAAACCTCAGCCAAATCCTGTACCCGATGATATTGAGTTTGATGACCGCTATGCCGATCAAACTGATGACGATTTGGACTGGGATGACGAGTTCGATAAGATTGATGCGCAAATGAATCAACTTGAGCAAGAATACAAAGAGCGAACTAAAGCCGAAAAAGAAGTGGAAAGAAAAGCTCAAGAAAAAGCCCAGGCTCAGGCGGATGGACTGGATGATGACGATGATTTTGAAGAAAAACCATCGAAAACAACCGAAGAAAAATCTTCTAATTCTGCAGAAGATTCTGAAGAATCTACCAAGTCCAAAAATTAA
- a CDS encoding thioredoxin domain-containing protein, giving the protein MFIRLSIFLVFAKLSISLSFAQSPLQNHPSEYLAMHAKDPVQWHLWNTETLIKAQQQNKLILVSSGYFSCHWCHVTQKELYQNSEIANKMNQLFINIKVDRELTPEIDRQMIDFAKRIVGAAGWPQHVIYTPAGKPFAAFTYLPKDDFTNYLQNLENLWKTEQSKIEQLASRQNSTKTTIQPNAAQSITNLSAQITDSVKKHMDDFSGGIKGSHKFPNSPLLLSLLKQKNLPAGIKEWLKLTLKQMQSQHLFDHVYGGFYRYTVDPEWQTPHFEKMLYDNAQLLEVYLRAAMKWPESDFLQTAENTLNFLRKHLFDDRLKLYLGSQSALDQFGQEGGDYLWTQNALKNQLSIAEFELVEAEWNLNHTPPYELGFHPKPTSKYWSSIQAKLQKRNHKQPIPTDSKAIVAWNALLLSALNVATEISQSQSLPAGEFPNLSKSAQLTEQLANRLAEIILESNIPRALAWQNKQVMSLATVTLEEVAYGLKALAKLPENITSPVHQQAIQQLLQQAQSFSAKTGWRFTTTSPHYEWHIADNELPSPTAILNCYQAQSPALKTLPAGKEIWQFSSYLNHYK; this is encoded by the coding sequence ATGTTTATCCGCCTAAGTATTTTCTTGGTTTTCGCAAAACTTAGTATTTCGTTAAGTTTCGCTCAAAGCCCTTTGCAAAATCACCCCAGTGAATATCTGGCGATGCACGCCAAAGACCCAGTTCAATGGCACCTGTGGAACACTGAAACCCTAATCAAAGCCCAACAACAAAACAAACTCATTCTCGTCTCAAGTGGCTATTTTTCTTGTCATTGGTGTCATGTCACCCAAAAAGAGCTTTATCAAAACTCTGAAATTGCCAACAAGATGAATCAACTTTTCATCAATATCAAAGTTGATCGTGAGTTAACACCCGAAATTGACCGGCAAATGATTGATTTTGCGAAACGCATTGTTGGTGCGGCTGGCTGGCCACAACACGTCATTTATACACCGGCCGGTAAACCTTTCGCCGCCTTTACCTATCTTCCCAAAGACGACTTTACAAACTATTTGCAAAACCTTGAAAACCTCTGGAAAACAGAGCAATCGAAGATTGAGCAACTGGCGAGCCGTCAAAATTCCACAAAAACGACAATTCAACCCAATGCCGCCCAATCAATTACCAACCTATCGGCACAAATCACCGATTCGGTAAAAAAGCATATGGATGATTTCAGTGGTGGAATCAAAGGCTCACATAAATTCCCCAACAGCCCGTTGTTATTAAGCTTACTCAAACAAAAAAACTTACCGGCCGGTATCAAAGAATGGCTCAAACTCACACTCAAACAAATGCAATCTCAACATTTGTTTGATCATGTGTATGGCGGATTTTATCGATATACCGTGGACCCTGAATGGCAAACACCGCACTTTGAAAAAATGCTGTATGACAATGCGCAACTCTTGGAAGTGTATCTACGTGCCGCGATGAAATGGCCTGAAAGTGATTTTTTACAAACTGCAGAAAACACTTTGAATTTTCTTCGCAAACATCTGTTTGATGACAGGCTCAAGCTTTATCTAGGCAGCCAATCTGCCTTGGATCAATTTGGCCAAGAAGGTGGCGACTATCTCTGGACCCAAAATGCCCTTAAAAACCAATTATCGATAGCTGAGTTCGAACTGGTTGAAGCTGAATGGAATCTCAACCACACACCGCCCTATGAACTTGGCTTCCATCCCAAACCGACATCAAAGTATTGGTCATCAATTCAGGCAAAACTTCAGAAACGAAATCATAAACAACCGATACCCACTGACAGCAAGGCGATTGTCGCTTGGAACGCACTGTTACTCTCTGCGCTCAATGTCGCAACGGAAATTTCTCAATCACAAAGCTTACCGGCTGGTGAGTTTCCTAACCTTTCAAAAAGCGCACAATTGACCGAGCAATTAGCCAATCGCTTAGCCGAAATCATTCTCGAATCCAATATTCCACGCGCCCTTGCTTGGCAAAATAAACAAGTTATGTCACTTGCCACCGTAACACTAGAGGAAGTCGCTTATGGTTTAAAAGCATTGGCCAAGCTTCCAGAAAACATTACAAGCCCAGTTCATCAGCAAGCAATACAACAACTGTTACAACAAGCACAGAGCTTTTCAGCAAAAACAGGCTGGCGATTTACAACAACTTCACCCCATTATGAATGGCACATTGCCGACAATGAACTTCCCAGCCCAACCGCAATTCTGAACTGTTATCAAGCCCAATCGCCGGCCCTTAAAACCTTACCGGCCGGCAAAGAAATCTGGCAATTTTCTAGCTACCTTAATCATTACAAATAA
- a CDS encoding zinc metallopeptidase, which produces MGFLIIGFVLLFVLTTLPSIWTKYILNKHRKPHPDIPGTGLQFADHLVNKFNLDVKVEETDQGDHYDPIDKAVRISSANAHSNSLTAITTVAHEIGHALQHQEGYEPLMERTALVERAAIMQKFASGALLVTPVLIAVVHTPLIGIITFGAGFIAMGVPVIIHLSTLKVEFDASFERALPLLKKGEYLNHSDQRKAKKILFACAMTYVAASLSSLFNLWKWLKAIKR; this is translated from the coding sequence ATGGGCTTTTTAATTATTGGTTTTGTGTTGTTGTTTGTGCTCACGACCCTACCAAGTATTTGGACCAAATATATCCTCAACAAGCACCGAAAACCTCACCCAGATATTCCAGGAACAGGTCTACAGTTTGCCGATCATTTGGTAAACAAATTCAACTTGGACGTCAAAGTCGAAGAGACCGATCAAGGCGACCATTATGATCCGATTGATAAAGCGGTTCGAATCTCCAGCGCCAATGCACACTCCAACTCACTTACCGCAATCACTACCGTCGCTCATGAAATCGGCCACGCCTTGCAGCACCAAGAAGGCTACGAACCGCTTATGGAAAGAACCGCACTGGTCGAACGCGCGGCCATTATGCAAAAATTCGCTAGCGGTGCCTTATTGGTCACACCGGTTTTAATCGCCGTGGTTCACACACCTTTGATTGGAATTATCACTTTTGGTGCTGGATTCATTGCGATGGGCGTCCCCGTGATTATTCATCTGAGTACATTGAAAGTAGAGTTTGATGCCAGCTTTGAGCGAGCTTTGCCGCTATTAAAGAAAGGAGAGTATTTAAACCATAGCGATCAACGCAAAGCCAAAAAAATTCTCTTTGCTTGCGCCATGACTTATGTTGCTGCGTCTCTATCGAGCTTATTTAACCTATGGAAATGGCTTAAAGCGATTAAGCGATAG
- a CDS encoding cation diffusion facilitator family transporter, with product MTKLSIQAAKENVESKTVQPVAYHHSHISKPNKNNQKKVLIAAVLTASYMLVEIIGGLWVNSVALVADGVHMLTDAMALLVAWWGFHMSQKSATERMTFGFQRFQILTAFVNGFTLLLIVGGIVIMAVQRFLEPQPIMGKEMFIIAVIGLLNNLIVFWILHSGDQHNMNMRGATLHFLGDTLASIGVIAGAIIIYYTGWFVIDPILSIAIAIIIGIGAYRLMRESAHILLEGVPAGYEIQAIKQDLEANFAYIADVHHVHLWAIAEDQVMMTLHAKTDLSHINDQTLCEIKDYLLSAHRVHHVTLQLETYGDNIVGDV from the coding sequence GTGACAAAGTTATCCATTCAGGCAGCTAAAGAGAATGTGGAGTCCAAAACGGTCCAGCCGGTGGCTTATCATCATTCTCATATTTCAAAACCCAACAAGAATAATCAGAAAAAAGTGCTGATTGCTGCGGTCTTGACCGCCTCTTATATGCTGGTGGAAATCATTGGTGGGCTCTGGGTAAATTCTGTCGCATTGGTTGCAGACGGTGTCCATATGTTGACCGATGCCATGGCTTTGTTGGTGGCTTGGTGGGGTTTCCATATGAGCCAGAAAAGCGCGACCGAAAGAATGACATTTGGTTTTCAGCGGTTTCAAATTTTAACTGCGTTTGTGAATGGATTTACTTTGCTACTGATTGTCGGTGGAATTGTCATTATGGCGGTACAGCGTTTTTTGGAACCGCAACCCATTATGGGCAAAGAGATGTTTATTATTGCGGTAATTGGTTTGTTAAATAATTTGATTGTGTTTTGGATTTTGCATTCGGGCGATCAACACAATATGAATATGCGCGGTGCAACGCTTCATTTCCTGGGTGATACCTTAGCATCAATCGGCGTAATTGCGGGTGCGATAATTATTTATTACACGGGCTGGTTTGTTATCGATCCGATTTTGTCGATAGCAATTGCTATCATTATTGGAATTGGCGCTTATCGATTAATGCGAGAGTCTGCGCATATTTTGCTTGAAGGTGTACCGGCCGGTTACGAAATCCAAGCAATTAAACAAGATTTAGAAGCCAATTTTGCTTACATTGCTGATGTTCACCATGTTCATTTATGGGCGATTGCAGAAGATCAGGTGATGATGACGTTGCATGCTAAAACTGATTTGTCGCATATTAATGATCAAACTTTATGTGAAATTAAAGATTATCTGCTGAGTGCCCATCGGGTACACCACGTCACCTTGCAACTAGAAACCTATGGTGACAATATAGTCGGTGATGTTTAA
- a CDS encoding ComF family protein produces MKRVNVLQSISAQLIQCVFQIDSILSGKACQDLELTPAEQQALPWRQTSEEVDWRKTDAALAGKDSHQVSIATLAENWDAQKIAFDYEMPVSHWIQEFKYYAKIERGRLLADLFTQKFELQFMSESSERVQALIPVPVHLQRYRERGFNQSQRLAKRLSDWSDIPMIDKAVWRIRHTPPQAQLDAKQRKQNLQDAFAIDISLLESFERIALVDDVVTTGATMNELVRQIRQQTNIKWIEVWAIAQTQVE; encoded by the coding sequence ATGAAGCGAGTGAATGTTTTGCAATCCATCTCTGCTCAGTTAATTCAATGTGTGTTTCAAATTGATTCTATTTTGTCAGGCAAAGCCTGTCAGGACTTGGAATTAACGCCTGCTGAACAACAGGCTTTGCCTTGGAGGCAGACATCTGAAGAAGTGGATTGGCGAAAAACAGATGCCGCACTGGCCGGTAAAGATAGTCATCAAGTAAGCATTGCTACATTAGCCGAAAATTGGGATGCGCAAAAAATTGCATTTGATTATGAAATGCCGGTGAGTCATTGGATTCAAGAGTTTAAATATTATGCGAAAATTGAACGAGGCCGATTGTTAGCCGATTTGTTTACGCAAAAATTTGAATTGCAGTTTATGTCCGAGTCGAGTGAAAGGGTGCAGGCTTTGATTCCGGTACCGGTTCATTTACAGCGTTATAGAGAAAGAGGGTTTAACCAATCTCAGCGTTTGGCAAAACGGTTGAGTGATTGGTCTGATATTCCAATGATTGATAAGGCTGTGTGGCGAATTCGCCATACACCGCCACAGGCGCAACTGGATGCAAAACAGCGAAAACAGAATCTACAAGATGCCTTTGCGATTGATATTTCGTTATTGGAATCATTTGAGCGGATCGCTCTGGTGGATGATGTGGTGACAACCGGTGCGACTATGAATGAATTGGTTCGACAAATCCGTCAACAGACCAATATTAAATGGATCGAAGTTTGGGCGATTGCACAAACTCAAGTTGAGTAG
- the bioB gene encoding biotin synthase BioB: protein MSENAQTSQIGQIRHDWSVEEIRAIMDQPFNDLMFQAQTIHRENFNPNEVQTSTLVNIKSGGCAEDCSYCSQSSRYNTGLEKEKMMALQEVVDKAVAAKEKGATRLCMGAAWRNPNKKDFPLVLDMVKMVKGLGMETCLTLGMLDDEQVKMLKDAGLDYYNHNLDTSEAYYPKVITTRTFQDRLDTIDKVQKAGINVCSGGIIGMGEAHTDRAELLRTFANMHHHPSSVPINLLVPVEGTPLAHMRGKTDSFEFIRVIATARILMPQSYVRLSAGRMELTDEAQALCFLAGANSIFYGDKLLTTDNPESDHDAELFAKLGINMQVTKDAVKSA from the coding sequence ATGTCAGAAAACGCCCAAACCTCCCAAATCGGACAAATTCGCCATGACTGGTCAGTAGAAGAAATTCGCGCCATTATGGATCAACCTTTTAACGATTTAATGTTTCAGGCACAAACTATCCATCGTGAGAACTTTAATCCTAATGAAGTCCAAACCAGCACCTTAGTCAACATCAAATCCGGTGGTTGCGCAGAAGACTGCTCTTACTGCTCACAAAGTTCACGCTACAACACTGGGCTTGAAAAAGAGAAAATGATGGCGTTGCAAGAAGTGGTCGATAAAGCCGTCGCTGCCAAAGAAAAAGGCGCAACACGTTTGTGTATGGGAGCTGCTTGGCGCAACCCAAACAAAAAAGATTTTCCTCTGGTTTTAGACATGGTCAAAATGGTCAAAGGCTTAGGCATGGAGACTTGCCTGACACTTGGAATGCTGGACGATGAACAAGTCAAAATGCTCAAAGACGCTGGCTTAGACTACTACAACCACAATTTAGACACGTCAGAAGCCTACTACCCGAAAGTCATTACCACTCGTACCTTCCAAGACCGACTGGATACCATCGACAAAGTGCAAAAAGCTGGTATCAATGTATGTTCGGGCGGAATTATCGGCATGGGTGAAGCGCATACCGATCGCGCCGAACTGCTTCGCACCTTTGCAAATATGCACCATCATCCAAGCTCAGTGCCAATCAACCTTTTGGTTCCGGTAGAAGGCACACCGCTTGCCCACATGCGAGGCAAAACCGACTCATTTGAATTCATTCGAGTTATTGCAACCGCACGTATCTTAATGCCCCAGTCTTATGTGCGCTTATCCGCCGGCCGAATGGAACTGACCGATGAAGCACAAGCCTTATGTTTCTTAGCCGGCGCAAACTCGATTTTCTATGGTGATAAACTGCTGACCACTGACAACCCAGAATCGGATCATGATGCTGAACTGTTTGCAAAACTTGGCATTAATATGCAAGTGACAAAAGACGCAGTGAAGTCAGCCTAA
- the bioF gene encoding 8-amino-7-oxononanoate synthase, whose product MPIESIEQRFTGRLKQRQDEHLYRHRPLSFSPQQPHMQINGVHCINFCSNDYLGLANHPKIQQRLIEVLQNQEVSYGSGAAHLVTGHHLQHHLLEDEIADWLGVERVLLFSTGFMANLAVLQTFAQKGDVILGDKLNHASLIDGALQSEADFKRYPHLDTKGLEKRLKAAKSAKQQAIIVTDGVFSMDGDLAPLDKIQELAGRYNAWLIVDDAHGFGVLGEQGRGTLSHFKLTPDLNTLQIGTLGKAFGCGGAFIAGSNTAIEALIQFARPYIYTTASPQLNAVAVREALKIIKQADNSRQKLQMLIKQFRKGVKNLGLSLWDSPTAIQPILLENSEKAIQWSEALKKQGFWVAAIRPPTVPQNQARLRITLSASHTPKHVEALIEALKSLANQLPCTSTQPAPKK is encoded by the coding sequence ATGCCCATTGAATCCATTGAACAAAGATTTACCGGCCGGTTAAAACAACGTCAAGACGAACATTTGTATCGTCATAGACCTTTGAGTTTTTCCCCACAACAGCCGCACATGCAAATCAATGGCGTGCACTGTATCAACTTCTGTTCCAACGACTATCTGGGGCTGGCCAATCATCCAAAAATTCAACAACGACTGATTGAAGTTCTACAAAATCAAGAAGTAAGTTACGGTTCTGGTGCTGCTCACTTAGTAACGGGACACCACCTACAACACCATTTGCTGGAAGACGAAATTGCGGATTGGTTAGGCGTCGAACGCGTCCTCTTGTTTTCCACAGGCTTTATGGCAAATTTAGCGGTACTTCAAACCTTTGCACAAAAAGGCGATGTAATTCTTGGCGACAAGCTCAACCATGCTTCATTAATTGATGGCGCTTTACAATCTGAAGCCGATTTCAAACGTTATCCGCATCTTGATACAAAAGGCTTAGAAAAGCGCTTAAAAGCCGCTAAAAGTGCCAAACAACAAGCCATTATTGTCACCGATGGCGTTTTTAGTATGGATGGTGATTTAGCACCGCTGGATAAAATTCAAGAATTAGCCGGCCGGTATAATGCCTGGCTAATTGTCGATGATGCTCATGGATTTGGTGTACTTGGAGAACAAGGTCGAGGCACCTTAAGCCACTTTAAATTAACGCCTGATTTGAACACTTTACAAATCGGTACACTCGGCAAGGCCTTTGGTTGCGGTGGAGCCTTTATTGCAGGTTCCAACACCGCCATTGAAGCTCTTATTCAATTTGCTCGCCCATACATTTACACCACCGCCAGCCCACAACTGAATGCTGTTGCTGTACGCGAAGCATTAAAAATTATTAAACAGGCTGACAATAGCCGTCAAAAGCTGCAAATGCTCATAAAACAGTTCCGAAAAGGCGTAAAAAACTTAGGATTATCGCTCTGGGATTCTCCGACAGCGATTCAGCCAATTCTTCTAGAAAACTCTGAAAAGGCCATTCAATGGTCTGAAGCTCTTAAAAAACAAGGTTTTTGGGTCGCGGCCATTCGCCCACCAACCGTCCCTCAAAACCAAGCGCGGTTGCGAATCACACTCAGTGCAAGCCATACACCTAAACATGTCGAAGCACTTATAGAAGCTTTGAAAAGCTTGGCGAACCAGCTCCCATGCACCTCAACACAACCTGCACCAAAAAAATAA